A window from Rana temporaria chromosome 8, aRanTem1.1, whole genome shotgun sequence encodes these proteins:
- the LOC120910157 gene encoding gastrula zinc finger protein XlCGF17.1-like: MEEEEMIVKRKQEESSLYIDTNGNYARNSSGLLSPDYNGETKGNRQHPPEVNRSKVPHRPRPLERSMKSSNPEESSDKSHTVKPDKHHKNTSKDPSNSKESSSSQESVHAGESSLSCSVCGKSFAENKSLLRHERNHKSGRRFSCSECGKCFIQKGHFLTHQRSHTGERPFSCSECGKCFIEKGKLLIHQRTHTGERPYSCSECGKSFSEKKTLLTHQRSHTGERPYSCPECGKCFIQTTDLRKHQRSHTGERPYSCTECGKSFILKGDLRKHKRSHTGERPYSCSVCGKSFTLRNALVRHQKIHTGERPYSCSDCAKSFIQRGDLVKHQRIHTGEQPFSCSECGKGFTEKAKLLKHQKIHTS; encoded by the exons atggaggaggaggagatgataGTGAAAAGAAAACAGGAGGAATCTTCTCTATATATAGACACAA ATGGAAACTATGCCCGAAATTCCTCTGGACTTTTATCTCCCGATTATAATGGAGAAACAAAAGGTAACAGACAGCATCCTCCAGAAGTAAATCGAAGTAAAGTACCTCACAGACCTCGCCCTTTGGAAAGATCAATGAAATCCTCTAATCCTGAGGAATCTTCTGATAAATCACATACTGTTAAACCAGATAAACACCATAAAAATACATCAAAAGATCCATCTAATTCCAAGGAATCTTCTTCAAGCCAAGAAAGCGTTCATGCGGGAGAGAGTTCATTGTCCTGTTCAGTGTGTGGGAAATCATTCGCCGAAAACAAATCACTTCTTCGACATGAGAGAAATCACAAGAGTGGGCGTcgcttttcatgttcagagtgcgggaaatgtttcattcaGAAAGGACACTTTCTTAcgcaccagagaagtcacacgggCGAGCGCCCGTTCTCCtgttccgagtgcgggaaatgtttcatcgAGAAAGGCAAACTTCTTATACACCAGAGAACCCACACAGGAGAGCGCCCTtactcatgttcagagtgtgggaaatctttcagTGAGAAAAAAACACTTCTCAcgcaccagagaagtcacacgggcgagcgtccttattcgtgtcctgagtgcgggaaatgttttattcaGACAACCGACCTTCGTaaacaccagagaagtcacacagGCGAACGTCCTTATTCCTGCACAGAATGTGGGAAAAGTTTCATTCTGAAAGGAGACCTTCGCAAACACAAAAGAAGTCACACGGGCGAGCGCCCTTACTCATGTTCTGTGTGCGGGAAAAGTTTCACTCTTAGAAATGCACTGGTTAGACACCAGAAAATTCatacgggtgagcgtccttactCGTGTTCAGATTGTGCTAAATCTTTTATTCAGAGGGGAGATCTCgttaaacaccagagaattcacaccggggagcagcctttctcatgttcagagtgcgggaaaggtttcacAGAGAaagcaaagcttctgaagcaccAGAAAATTCATACAAGCTAG
- the LOC120910202 gene encoding gastrula zinc finger protein XlCGF26.1-like, with protein sequence MENQPPLTSPDGHDAQNENTSEGQSILSPDNDEEDNDEGDNDKEDNDITQPSPEVNPITHNTHHRAGDKKRSMDPSKPKKSDKSHSITPKRHLKSQSTERSTKPSKSKEPSSRREGNHAGEQSLSCSVCGISFTEKKYLFIHQRTHKSERPFSCSECGKCFTLKGNLVRHKRLHTGERPYSCSECGKGFTVKKSLDIHERTHTGERPFSCSVCGKRFSEKRCLQRHERSHTGKRPYSCSVCGKCFADKGNLLLHQRIHTGQRPFSCSECGKCFTQKGHFLSHQRNHTGERPFSCSECGISFVHKGSLVAHQRNHTGERPFPCSECGKSFSQKGNLTKHLRSHTGERPFSCLECGFSFTAKSDLINHQRSHTGERPYSCSVCGKCFILKKTLLQHQRSHSGERPYSCSACGKCFTHKINLVEHQRCHTGERPYSCPECGKSFTHRAGLISHQRSHTGERPYKCSECGKSFTHRAGLVSHQRGHTGERPYSCSVCGKSFPEKAKLLIHHRCHTGERPYPCSVCGKSFTQKGALGIHQKLHTGERPHSCSVCGKGFIMKTALVIHQRSHTGERPFSCAECGKSFVHKGGLAQHQKTHK encoded by the coding sequence ATGGACATGATGCTCAGAACGAGAATACTTCTGAGGGACAATCTATCCTATCTCCAGATAATGATGAAGAAGATAATGATGAAGGAGATAATGATAAAGAAGATAATGACATCACACAACCTTCTCCAGAAGTAAATCCCATTACTCATAATacccatcacagagctggtgataAAAAACGATCAATGGATCCCTCAAAGCCCAAGAAATCTGATAAATCACATTCCATTACTCCAAAAAGACATCTAAAATCTCAGAGTACGGAGAGATCAACAAAGCCATCGAAGTCCAAGGAACCTTCTTCAAGACGTGAAGGGAATCACGCAGGAGAACAATCCTTGTCGTGTTCAGTGTGTGGGATATCCTTCAccgaaaaaaaatacctttttataCACCAAAGAACTCACAAAAGCGAGCGTCCTTTCTCgtgttcggagtgcgggaaatgtttcactttaaAAGGAAACCTTGTTCGACACAAGAGGCTCCACACGGGTGAGCGACCTTACTCGTGCTCAGAGTGCGGGAAGGGTTTCACCGTTAAAAAATCGCTTGATATACACGAAAGAACTCACACAGGCGAACGTCCCTTTTCGTGTTCGGTGTGCGGGAAACGTTTCAGTGAGAAAAGATGTCTTCAGAGACACGAGAGAAGTCACACGGGCAAGCGCCCCTATTCATGTTCGGTGTGTGGGAAGTGTTTTGCGGATAAAGGAAACCTCCTtctacaccagagaattcacacagggcagcgtcctttttcatgttcagagtgcgggaagtgtttcactCAGAAAGGACACTTTCTTTCGCACCAGAGAAATCACACGggggagcgtcctttttcatgttcagagtgcgggattAGTTTTGTTCACAAAGGAAGCCTTGTTGCACACCAGAGaaatcacacaggtgagcgtccttttccatgctcagagtgcgggaaatctttcagtcAAAAAGGAAACCTTACTAAACATCTGAGAAGTCACACGGGTGAGCGCCCTTTTTCATGTTTAGAGTGCGGGTTTTCCTTTACTGCGAAATCCGATCTTATTAatcaccagagaagtcacacgggtgagcgtccttattcgtgctcagtgtgcgggaaatgtttcattctGAAAAAGACTCTTCTTCAACACCAGAGAAGTCACTCGggcgagcgtccttattcatgttcagcgTGCGGGAAATGCTTCACTCACAAAATCAATCTGGTGGAACATCAGAGATGCCACACAGGTGAACGACCTTATTCGTGTCCCGAGTGCGGAAAAAGTTTCACGCACAGAGCAGGCCTTATTTCACACCAGAGAAGCCACACAGGCGAGCGTCCTTATaaatgttcagagtgcgggaaaagtttcacTCACAGGGCAGGCCTTGTATCACACCAGAGAGGTCACACCGGTGAACGTCCTTATTCTTGCTCAGTGTGCGGGAAAAGTTTCCCAGAGAAAGCCAAACTTCTGATACACCACAGATGTCATACGGGGGAGCGTCCTTATCCATGCTCGGTGTGTGGGAAATCTTTCACCCAGAAGGGAGCACTTGGTATACACCAGAAGCTTCACACAGGCGAGCGTCCTCATTCATGTTCGGTGTGCGGTAAAGGCTTCATTATGAAAACTGCGCTTGTTatacaccagagaagtcacacgggtgagcgtcctttttcatgcgcggagtgcgggaaaagttttgtTCACAAGGGGGGCCTTGCTCAACACCAGAAAACTCACAAATAG